The following proteins are encoded in a genomic region of Glycine max cultivar Williams 82 chromosome 18, Glycine_max_v4.0, whole genome shotgun sequence:
- the LOC121174008 gene encoding glycine-rich cell wall structural protein 1.0-like, with the protein MQVLLMENAAEGGSEAGWSGAGPDGPGTGGEGVVGLGAWDGEEAGGGVEGASVGVGVAGAGAGAGAAAGVGVFAAGDGEGADVCGDGVAGGGCVGAGPGACATHAVAKSPNIVNTLTAAKAML; encoded by the coding sequence ATGCAGGTCTTGCTTATGGAGAACGCTGCGGAGGGAGGCTCGGAGGCTGGCTGGTCTGGAGCTGGGCCCGATGGGCCTGGAACGGGAGGGGAGGGGGTGGTTGGGCTTGGGGCCTGGGATGGAGAAGAAGCTGGTGGAGGAGTCGAAGGAGCGAGTGTGGGTGTGGGTGTTGCGGGTGCAGGTGCAGGTGCAGGTGCAGCCGCAGGGGTAGGGGTGTTTGCGGCGGGTGATGGGGAGGGTGCTGACGTGTGCGGTGATGGGGTCGCTGGTGGTGGTTGCGTGGGTGCGGGTCCAGGGGCTTGCGCTACACACGCGGTGGCCAAAAGCCCCAATATCGTGAACACTTTAACTGCAGCAAAAGCCATGTTATGA